The nucleotide sequence CTACTCCCGCTACCTGGCCGCGAAAGAATATCAGGAACACGTCAAGCAACCTGGCAGTACCGATGACGAGTAAGCCTGCGATGCGGGAATACGATACCGTTTATTTACTACGGGGTGCTGCTTTTTTCTTTACAGGCCGCTGATTCCGCGGGCGGGGCCTGGGGTAGTTTGCCAGTTTTTGTTTTAGCGTTTTGATGACATCCGGGTGGTCGGCTGCCAGGTTTCTGGTTTCTAATGGGTCGGTCTGGTAGTCGTAGAGTTCGTAGACGGCAGGTGCTGTCGGGTTGTTAGAGGGACGCCATTCGACCAGGCGATAGCGTTCGGTGCGGATGGCGCGGCCCAGTTTCTGTTTGGGGTAGGCGTGATACGCATGGTCGCGCACCCGGGCTTCGGGGTTCTTCAGGACGGGAACCAGGCTGACGCCGTCGATGGGTTGTGGGACTGTGGGTGCGGGCAGGCCGGCGAGTTCGGCCAAGGTGGGAAACAGGTCGACGCTTTCAGCAAGTTGTTTCGTGGAGGAACCGGGCCGCGTGACTCCGGGAGCCGCGATGAGCAGCGGGATGCGGTTGGCCTGTTCGTAATTGGTGTGCTTGGTCCAGATGCCCAGGTCACCCAGATGGAAACCATGATCGCCCCATAACACAACGATGGTCTCGTCAGTCAGTTTAAGCTGATCCAGTTCGGTGAGCACTTTACCGATCTGAGCGTCGACGAAACTCATACTGGCGTAATAGCCGTGAATCAGTTGGCGTTTAAGTTCCTCGCTGAACTGCGCGTTCCGTTCGACTGGTACAGGGCTGTAATTGGTGATCTCCCCGCCACGCTTGCCGGCGACCGGAGGTGCGTTTGCGGGGAGTTCTTCAAACTGCGGCAGCGGCAGTTGTGATGGATCGTAGAGGTCCCAGTATTTCTGCGGTGCGCTGAAAGGGAGATGCGGTCGCGCGAAGCCAGCGACGATGAAAAACGGGGTGCCCTCTTGCTTGCGGCGTTGCTGTGCGGCTTTGAGCCTCAGCATGGTTTCCGCGGCCACGCGTCCGTCAGCATATTTGATGTCGGCCACATCGGGCGATTCATAGGCAGCGCCGCGAGGTAGTGATTTGATACGGTCAAGCTGCTGATTGGTGAAGTAGGCTTCTTCCCGCGTGAGCTTTCCGCCCTCGGTACTGGCGGGCTCAAGGTATTCGATCACCTTGTCGTGGAAATGAGGCACGCTGAACGACCGGGGATCTCCGTGGTTGCCATGCCCGATATGAAAGACTTTGCCCAGCGATTCGGTCCGGTAGCCGCCGTGCTGCGCGAAGTATTGAGGCAGCGTGACGGCGTCGGGAACGATTTGTCGCAACTGACTGCCGAGCCCATATAAACCGGTTGATGTTGAATGTGAGCCGAGCATCAACGTGAACCGCGACGGTGCGCAGACCGCCTGGTTGCAATAGGCCAGATCAAAACGCATCCCGCGTGCCGCAAGGGAATCAATGTTGGGTGTGCGGGCGACCGGATCGCCGTAACAGCCGAACGCGGGTTTCAAGTCATCGACGAGGATCAGCAGAATGTTGGGGCGTTCTGCAGCAGAAACACTGCTCAGTGAAAGCATTAACAGGGGAACAAAAATGAAACAGACGCGGCGCAGAAAATTCAAGTCCCACCTCCTGAACACTGGTAGTGATCGAACTTTGGATTTGATTCAAATTCCGATTCTACCCCAAACACAACGGGTAAGCGAAGCATTCCCCCAAACTGGCAATGCGTTTCAGGAGACACTCTGTTCCGCATCATCGGTCAGAGTGCTAAAGAACGCATCCGTCTCAGCTTCCCAGTCCATCAGGCGACGTTCGCTGGGGGCCAGACTTTCCTGCATGGCGCCGTCGTCTGCATGATCATATCCCAGCAGGTGCCCCAGTTCGTGCAGTATGACGGTCCAGAGATCAATTTTCCCGAGAACATTACTGGTAGCATAGGGCACTGATACCAGAGTGTAAGGCCCTGTCGCATAAAATTCACTATGGTCGTCGGGGGTGTCATCCACAAACCAGCCATAGCCGGCGGCATTGACGTCGATATAAATCGTACCATGGACGGTATTGCTTAACACGCCCTCGGGAAGATCAACAATCTCGATATCAACCTGCGCCAGTTTTGCATTTTGTGCTGCTGTCAGTTGCGGATCGAGAGATTCAACAACACTGCTTAACATCGTCTCCGCTGATGCCTGTTCGACGGGCCTGGCATTCAACTGTGGTAACAGTTTGGGAGCGACTGTTAAATGTTTGTTCCGGTTTTCGGGGAAACCCTGAGGATAATTGACCGTTGATTGATTGGTTTTATTCCTGCCGTAATTACTGACGAAGGAGATCAGATCGCGGTAGTTGACGTTGTGATTCTGATCCAGATCTGCGAACCAGGCATAGCCGGAATTCGTCTCTCTGGGATCAGAATTAAAGACATTGATAAACAGAAGCAGATCTCGATAGTCGATCTTGTCGTCATCGTTGAGATCATAGGGGTTCGCGAAGACCAGGGTTTCGGGCGCGGGTCCCTGTACCTCTTCGGTGGCGATGTTGCCCACCACCTGGACCTCGGTCTGGTGAACCGTGAATCCAGGACTTTGCGGAATCATGAGCTGACCTGCCAGATCAAGATCGATACCATCGCTGTCCGTTGATTCAAACCGGATGCGGGCAAACAGCACTCGTTGATCGTCTCCCACATCGGTCAGTCTTGTTTCAGCTGACAGGTTTTCAATCATGCCCGTCAGATCATTGATGATACCTGTCTGGTTGATGGTGAAACCGGGACCAAATTCAATACTGACAGCGGTGGCAATCGCGGTGTTGTAGCTCAGGTTCATGGCTGCAGACAACACTCCCAGGTCAGTCGCAGCGGGTGTGCTGATCCAGATTTCGAGCCAGTAGCCGGTCCATTCGTCGATCCAGGTGAGGTTGTCCGGAAGCGTAGTTTGCTCTCCATTGCTTTGAGTGGTTGTCTTTTCGTCGACTATCCGCAGCTCAACCTCGGCGAACGTGTGTTGAACTTCGAAAGCACCGATATCGATGGTCTCATCTACAATGCGTTCATATCCTTCCCCGCGCGGGTCCTGAGTGATGGATCTGCGATTGACGATGTTCAGGTTCGTATCATTCAGAGCGTTATTGTCTCCGCCATTGATCGCCGCACTGCCTGGTAACAGCGCGTGTGTTTTCGTAACGCCACCATTGTCTCTCAAAACGGGATCAAGCAAGCCTGCCACGCTGTCCTGGACGATGCTGTTTGTTTTTGTGACATAGTATAGAACTTGCGGAGCCGAAGCAGCCGTATTACCGGCAACAATCGAATTGGTGATCGTACCGCCCAGGCTGTTCATTACATAGATACCGCCCCCATTTCTGGCTGCAGCGTTGCCGGTTAAAGTAGAATTGATGATCTCCCAGGGATAATTCATATGATCAAAGGCGATGCCGCCACCGACCACGAGAGCAGTATTCCCGGAGAGGGTACTGTTTTGCAGCACCAGGGATCTCTTAGAATAAATCCCCCCTCCCCAGGCTTGTGAGGAATTTTTTTCGAACAGGCTGTTCTGGACCGTCAGGTTATCACAATAACTACTGATACCCCCTCCGTTTAAGCTTGCCGAATTCTTGAAAAAGGTGGAATCTGTGATGAGAACATTTTTTCCGCTTAAATACAGTGCGCCACCCGAGCTGCCGCTGTTTTCTGAGAAGTGACTGTTTTCAATGTAAGCAGTGTGATAGGCGCTGTAAAAAGTGAGCGCCGACGAATAATACACGGCCCCAGCGCTGGAGGTGGTCGTATTGCCCTGGAAGGTACAGTCCGTGATGCTCAATTCCGTAAAGACCGGAGGGAACGTCGACGATATCTGATGATAGATTGCACCTCCTGTGACTGAACTGTTTTCAGTAAAGACCGACTTGCTGACGGTTAAGACTCCCTGAGTGATGTAAATCCCTCCGCCTAAGGTATCACTGCTGTTTTGCGTGAAGGTGCTGGCAGAAACAGTCAGGTCACCGTTTTGAGCGACGATCGCTCCTCCCGCATAGGACGTTTGATTTTCAGAGAAATCGCATCCCGTGATCGTCAGCAAACCATCGGTACTGTAAATGGCGCCGCCATACCGGTCTGCGCTGTTGCGGACAAACGTGCTGTTCGTCACTGTCAGCTCACCGCCACTGTAGATTGCCCCGCCGTAGTTGCCGCCGTAAAGCGGACCATTTAAAACACTGGCCTGATTGTCTGCAAACACGACATCGGAAATGGACAAGGTTTCCAGACTGTGAATGGCGCCTCCGCTTGAGTAGTTGGCAAACCCGTTGGTCAGTGTGAATCCGCTTAACTCAACACTGATGGAAGCTTCGGCATTCTCATCATCAATGCGAAAGAGGCGGCGGGTTCCGTCGCCACTGAGAGTCAGGTGCTCTACTCCGTGGCCGATGATGGTCACGTCATCTGTAATCACCAGCTCATTAAAAAGCATGAGCGTCTGATCAAAGAGGCTGGCATCAAAGGTGATGGTATCCGTGGTCGCTGACTCATTCGACAGCTTGATGGCTTCCCGCAACGATAAGTTTCCGGTGGAATAGTCGCCGTCGTCGGTATCCGTGGCAGAGTCGACGAGAAAGTGTAACGGACCGGTATCTGTCGCTTCAAAGGCACCGATGTCAACGATGCCATAAATGATTCTAGCAAAACCGGCTCCGCGCTGATCAGTAGTGAGTTCCGCATCGATGGCGATATTGTTCGTACCAGCATTAATGGCAGCGCTACCAGGCAGTAAGGCATGAGTTTGAGTAAGGCCGCCGTTATCTTTCAATACCGGATCAATCAATCCTTCAATACTGTCTTGGATAATGCTTGCGTTACTTGTGAAACTACCTGAAACTTGAGCACCTTCATGAACTACAGTATTCCCGGCTATGATAGTATTCGAAACAGTAAGTGTTCCATACGAATCATTATATATACCCCCTCCGTAACTTGCTCTGTTCGCGGTGAGAGTGCTATTTACAATATCGAGTACACCACTGTTGTAGATTCCGCCTCCACGAAGTGTATTGGAACCATTCCCTGAAATCGTACTATTGATAATAGATAATACTCCAGAGTTATCGATTCCACTTCCATTACCGCTAGCAAAATTTGCTGATATGGTACTGTTTACGATTGTCAATTTCGCAAGGTTAGCAATTCCACCCCCTACTGAATTATTACCAGTGAAACGACTATCGATAATTAGCATCGAACCATTTAAATTATAAATAGCGCCGGTGGATACATCATTCTCTGAAATGTCACAGTCGGAAATAACTACATTAGTACCGTTAGTTGTACTGTTCGTGATAGCGCTTTTCTCACTATTTTCAGAGAAGACACTACGAGTCACTGTCATCTGGCCATCATTATAGATAGCACTACCTGAAGAGTGAGGGCCTGCCGAATTATTTGAAAAAAAACTGTCGGTGACACTGAGTGTCCCATAAAGAGTGCCAATTCCGCCACCATAACCCGATGCTGAGTTGCTAAGGAACGAACACTCGGTAATGGCGACAGAGCCATAGATTCCATAGATTCCCCCACCTTGCCCTTGAGTGGTCGTGGCCATATTCTCTGAGAACATGCTATTCATTACATTCACAGTACCAGTGGAGTTGTAGATTGCACCTCCATCTACAGCCAAGTTATTTGAAAATGTGGTGTTTGAGACTTCTAATGTACCAGCCACATTTTTAATTGCACCACCATTATTAAATCCTGCACTTTGAATCTGGACACTTGACACATCATTCTCAGAAAACAAACAGTCTTTGACGGTGAGATCCTCATAATTGGAGATAGCCCCTCCGTTATCTGAGAAACCATTGGTCAATGCCAGTCCTCTGATTTCGACGGTGAGCAAAGTTCCGAAACTTCCATCATTGATGTTAAAAATCCGACTGTCACTATTCCCGTCCAACGTGAGCTGATCTGAACCCAGCCCGGTAATCGTCAGGTCATCAGTTATCTGTAGCTCTGTAGTGAGTACAATCGTTTCACCTGCGAGCGCGGCGTCGAACGAAATCGAATCCGCGCCGGCACTGGCGTTGGCCTGTTCGATGGCATCGCGGAGACTGCCTGCGCCGGAGTCGTCCGTATTCACTACCGTGAACGCGGTCAGCAGTGTGCGGTCTTCCAGCGACTCTACTACTGCCTTGCGGGAAACGAGTGCCTGGGCGGAGGGAGTGCGGTCGCCGTGGTGCTGGTGGCGTCGCGAGTACCGGGAGCGGGAACATTGATTGCGGAGCCGGCGGTTCAGTGTAGTCAGCCAAAGAGAGCGAAACATATAAATAAATCCGGTCAGGGATCTGGATGTGATCAGATCCATCGTATCAGTGTGAGATTCTGTAATCGAAATATTTTGAGGCTATTGAAACAGATCCTGCGTTTGATGTCGGTCAAGGTCTGTCCCCGTCCAGTTAGAAGTCTGTCAGCTCTGTCCCTTGAGTCAGCTCTATGAAAAAATCGTCGGTGTCATCATTCCAGTCCGCCAGATGGCGTTCGCCGACAGACAGACTCTCCTGCATCACACCCTCGTCTGCATGTTCGTAACCCAGCAGATGCCCGAGTTCGTGCAGGATGACGGTCCAGAGGTCGACGTGCCCGGCAGCATCGCTGTCGGGTAATGCGATCAACGAGAGTTCGCTGGAAGAGGAAAACTCGCTGTTGTCCGTGGGAGTCGCATCGACAAACCAGCCATAACCGGCGGCGTTGACGTCGATGTAAATCGTACCGGGAACGGCGCGGCCCAGGGTGCCTGCTGCCAGATCGACGACCTGGACATCGACGTCCGACAGGATCTGCTGCTGTTCAGAATTCAGTTGCGGACTGAGTTCTTCTTTGGCGGATTCCAGTACGTTTTCGGCAGTAGCCTGCGTCACTGAATTCGCATTTTCCTGTGGTGGCAGTTGAGATTCCACCGTCAGCAGCTGGTTCCAGGCATCAGGAAAATTGACTGGATAATCGATGGGGAAGGCACCGTCTTTACTTTTGCCGAAGTTATAGACCATCGCGAGGAGATCCGGAAAATCGACCCGGCCATTCTGGTTATAGTCGGCTGCCCAGGCATGGCTGGCATGAGACAGACCAGGAATCGCACCGAAGACACGGATAAACTGGATCAAGTCACGGTAGTTAACCAGATCATCATCATTCAGGTCAAAGGGATTTGCGTAGATGGCAGTTTCAGGAGCAGATCCATGCACTTCTTCACTGACGGCAGTGCCTGAAAACAGAATTTCAGAATGATCTACCAAGATATCAGGGCTCTGTGGATTGAGTGTCTGGCCTTCGAAATCCAGGTCGACGGCATCAGCAGTGGTTGACTCAAAACGAATGCGGGCAAACAGCACAGGCTGGTCATCGCCTGCATCCGTCAAACTGGTTCCAGCAGACAAATTTTCGATGACACCGGTAAGATCATTAATGGTTCCTGCCTGACCGATGGTAAATGCCGCACCATATTCAATTGCCGTTGCTGTGGTGACAGCGGTGTTATAGTTCAGGTTCAGATTGACGGAACCGATTCCCTGGCTGATCGCCAGCGGCGAACTGATCCAGATTTCCAGCCAGTAGCCGCCCCATTCATCGATCCATTCCCGGTTTTGTGGAAGCTCACTGACTTCGCCATTGGCAGCAGTTGACGTTTTCGAATCGACGATGCGTAAATCTATCTGAGCAAA is from Gimesia maris and encodes:
- a CDS encoding sulfatase — protein: MLSLSSVSAAERPNILLILVDDLKPAFGCYGDPVARTPNIDSLAARGMRFDLAYCNQAVCAPSRFTLMLGSHSTSTGLYGLGSQLRQIVPDAVTLPQYFAQHGGYRTESLGKVFHIGHGNHGDPRSFSVPHFHDKVIEYLEPASTEGGKLTREEAYFTNQQLDRIKSLPRGAAYESPDVADIKYADGRVAAETMLRLKAAQQRRKQEGTPFFIVAGFARPHLPFSAPQKYWDLYDPSQLPLPQFEELPANAPPVAGKRGGEITNYSPVPVERNAQFSEELKRQLIHGYYASMSFVDAQIGKVLTELDQLKLTDETIVVLWGDHGFHLGDLGIWTKHTNYEQANRIPLLIAAPGVTRPGSSTKQLAESVDLFPTLAELAGLPAPTVPQPIDGVSLVPVLKNPEARVRDHAYHAYPKQKLGRAIRTERYRLVEWRPSNNPTAPAVYELYDYQTDPLETRNLAADHPDVIKTLKQKLANYPRPRPRNQRPVKKKAAPRSK
- a CDS encoding choice-of-anchor Q domain-containing protein; translated protein: MFRSLWLTTLNRRLRNQCSRSRYSRRHQHHGDRTPSAQALVSRKAVVESLEDRTLLTAFTVVNTDDSGAGSLRDAIEQANASAGADSISFDAALAGETIVLTTELQITDDLTITGLGSDQLTLDGNSDSRIFNINDGSFGTLLTVEIRGLALTNGFSDNGGAISNYEDLTVKDCLFSENDVSSVQIQSAGFNNGGAIKNVAGTLEVSNTTFSNNLAVDGGAIYNSTGTVNVMNSMFSENMATTTQGQGGGIYGIYGSVAITECSFLSNSASGYGGGIGTLYGTLSVTDSFFSNNSAGPHSSGSAIYNDGQMTVTRSVFSENSEKSAITNSTTNGTNVVISDCDISENDVSTGAIYNLNGSMLIIDSRFTGNNSVGGGIANLAKLTIVNSTISANFASGNGSGIDNSGVLSIINSTISGNGSNTLRGGGIYNSGVLDIVNSTLTANRASYGGGIYNDSYGTLTVSNTIIAGNTVVHEGAQVSGSFTSNASIIQDSIEGLIDPVLKDNGGLTQTHALLPGSAAINAGTNNIAIDAELTTDQRGAGFARIIYGIVDIGAFEATDTGPLHFLVDSATDTDDGDYSTGNLSLREAIKLSNESATTDTITFDASLFDQTLMLFNELVITDDVTIIGHGVEHLTLSGDGTRRLFRIDDENAEASISVELSGFTLTNGFANYSSGGAIHSLETLSISDVVFADNQASVLNGPLYGGNYGGAIYSGGELTVTNSTFVRNSADRYGGAIYSTDGLLTITGCDFSENQTSYAGGAIVAQNGDLTVSASTFTQNSSDTLGGGIYITQGVLTVSKSVFTENSSVTGGAIYHQISSTFPPVFTELSITDCTFQGNTTTSSAGAVYYSSALTFYSAYHTAYIENSHFSENSGSSGGALYLSGKNVLITDSTFFKNSASLNGGGISSYCDNLTVQNSLFEKNSSQAWGGGIYSKRSLVLQNSTLSGNTALVVGGGIAFDHMNYPWEIINSTLTGNAAARNGGGIYVMNSLGGTITNSIVAGNTAASAPQVLYYVTKTNSIVQDSVAGLLDPVLRDNGGVTKTHALLPGSAAINGGDNNALNDTNLNIVNRRSITQDPRGEGYERIVDETIDIGAFEVQHTFAEVELRIVDEKTTTQSNGEQTTLPDNLTWIDEWTGYWLEIWISTPAATDLGVLSAAMNLSYNTAIATAVSIEFGPGFTINQTGIINDLTGMIENLSAETRLTDVGDDQRVLFARIRFESTDSDGIDLDLAGQLMIPQSPGFTVHQTEVQVVGNIATEEVQGPAPETLVFANPYDLNDDDKIDYRDLLLFINVFNSDPRETNSGYAWFADLDQNHNVNYRDLISFVSNYGRNKTNQSTVNYPQGFPENRNKHLTVAPKLLPQLNARPVEQASAETMLSSVVESLDPQLTAAQNAKLAQVDIEIVDLPEGVLSNTVHGTIYIDVNAAGYGWFVDDTPDDHSEFYATGPYTLVSVPYATSNVLGKIDLWTVILHELGHLLGYDHADDGAMQESLAPSERRLMDWEAETDAFFSTLTDDAEQSVS